In a genomic window of Pokkaliibacter sp. MBI-7:
- the glp gene encoding gephyrin-like molybdotransferase Glp, with product MSDSCAREPLKTIDDVLATLLARALPLTPIETLPLHQALGKVLAKGIISPMSVPPADNSAMDGYALRAADLGADGVLPVSQRIPAGSVPEPLQPGTAVRIFTGAVVPAGADCVVMQEDCRAIVNEPGKDSVHIQIQPVSGQHVRKAGQDIQHGAVLFDPGVRLGASHLGVLASVGIAEVTVFRPLRVAILTTGDELIAPGQPLQPGQIYNSNAFMLEALLRGLGLDVINLGIVPDRLALTTQALQDAAASADVIMTTGGVSVGEEDHVRQAVNELGQLLVWKLAIKPGKPFAFGSVGDTPFIGLPGNPASVLVTFSLLARPYLLRSMGQEQVAAPRFEVRAGYSLKSAGRRTEYVRAVLQTTDQGIVAMPVGNQSSGVLSTASAASGLLEIPAGKVFAAGEVLQFIPFHGVLS from the coding sequence ATGAGCGACAGCTGTGCGCGCGAACCCCTGAAAACCATTGATGACGTGCTGGCGACATTGCTGGCGCGTGCTCTGCCGTTGACGCCGATCGAAACTCTGCCTCTGCATCAGGCGCTGGGTAAGGTACTGGCCAAAGGGATTATCAGCCCCATGTCAGTACCTCCTGCCGACAACAGCGCAATGGACGGTTATGCCCTGCGCGCTGCAGATCTCGGTGCTGATGGCGTGCTGCCGGTCAGCCAGCGTATCCCGGCCGGTAGTGTGCCCGAACCGCTGCAACCCGGCACGGCCGTCCGTATTTTCACCGGTGCGGTGGTGCCAGCCGGCGCGGATTGCGTGGTGATGCAGGAAGACTGCCGTGCCATCGTGAATGAGCCGGGCAAGGACTCTGTGCATATCCAGATTCAGCCAGTGTCCGGTCAGCATGTGCGCAAGGCCGGTCAGGATATCCAGCACGGTGCCGTGTTGTTTGATCCGGGGGTGCGTCTGGGGGCCAGCCATCTCGGTGTGCTGGCCTCTGTCGGGATTGCCGAAGTGACCGTGTTTCGCCCGCTGCGGGTGGCCATACTGACCACCGGAGATGAACTGATTGCGCCGGGGCAGCCACTGCAACCCGGGCAGATCTACAACTCCAATGCCTTCATGCTGGAGGCGCTGCTGCGTGGGCTGGGGCTGGATGTGATCAATCTCGGCATTGTTCCTGACCGGCTGGCGCTGACCACACAGGCGCTGCAGGATGCGGCCGCTTCGGCAGATGTCATCATGACTACCGGCGGGGTGTCGGTAGGCGAAGAAGATCATGTGCGTCAGGCCGTCAATGAACTGGGCCAGCTACTGGTCTGGAAACTGGCAATCAAGCCGGGCAAACCTTTTGCTTTCGGCAGCGTAGGAGACACGCCCTTTATCGGCTTGCCGGGCAACCCTGCTTCTGTGCTGGTAACGTTCTCTCTGCTGGCTCGTCCCTACCTGCTGCGCTCCATGGGGCAGGAGCAGGTTGCAGCGCCGCGTTTTGAAGTCAGGGCCGGCTACTCACTCAAGAGCGCCGGGCGGCGCACCGAATACGTTCGTGCTGTATTGCAGACAACGGATCAGGGGATCGTCGCCATGCCGGTGGGTAACCAGAGTTCAGGTGTATTGTCGACGGCGAGTGCGGCCAGCGGCTTGCTGGAGATTCCCGCTGGCAAGGTATTTGCCGCGGGAGAGGT
- the moaB gene encoding molybdenum cofactor biosynthesis protein B, with translation MAFSTDLTPLNIAVLTVSDTRTAANDTSGDALVAGLQEAGHMLATRAIVKDDVYQMRAVVSQWIADADIHAVLITGGTGFTARDSTPEAMKPLFDKTIEGFGELFRQISYSEIGTSTIQSRALAGVANRTLIFCMPGSTGACRTAWNSIIREQLDSRHRPCNFVEMVKPVAKEIGGKA, from the coding sequence ATGGCCTTCAGTACTGATCTCACCCCCCTCAATATCGCCGTGCTGACGGTGTCCGATACGCGCACCGCGGCCAATGACACCTCGGGTGATGCGCTGGTCGCCGGCTTGCAGGAGGCCGGTCACATGCTGGCAACCCGCGCTATTGTGAAAGATGACGTGTATCAGATGCGTGCGGTGGTTTCGCAGTGGATCGCTGATGCTGATATTCATGCGGTGCTGATTACCGGCGGCACTGGTTTTACTGCCCGTGACTCGACACCGGAAGCCATGAAGCCGCTGTTCGACAAGACCATTGAAGGTTTTGGTGAGTTGTTCCGGCAGATTTCCTACAGTGAAATCGGCACGTCCACCATCCAGAGCCGTGCGCTGGCAGGGGTTGCCAACCGTACCCTGATTTTTTGCATGCCCGGCTCGACCGGCGCCTGCCGGACTGCCTGGAACAGCATTATTCGCGAACAGCTCGACAGCCGGCACCGGCCTTGTAACTTTGTCGAAATGGTCAAGCCCGTAGCGAAAGAGATCGGGGGGAAGGCATGA
- the moaA gene encoding GTP 3',8-cyclase MoaA — protein MPSLIDNFGRRVSYLRLSVTDRCDFRCIYCMNEDTTFLRRAQILSLEELADVGHNFVAMGVKKIRLTGGEPLVRPNVMWLIQQLGQLPGLEELTLTTNGSQLVRYASELKAAGVKRLNISLDTLKPERFVDMTRRDKLQQVLSGIEAALDAGFERIKLNTVVLQGKNVDELDDLLNYATARGMDISFIEEMPLGEVRTRDLQHTYLGNDALLEQLQQRYGLVASAETTGGPSRYYRIPGQRSRVGFISPHSHNFCSTCNRVRVTVEGRLLLCLGNEHSVDLKSVLRRYPGDDQRLRQTLMEAMAIKPERHHFSLSDEPQVLRFMNMTGG, from the coding sequence ATGCCGTCGCTGATCGACAACTTTGGCCGGCGTGTCAGCTATCTGCGGCTGTCGGTCACTGATCGTTGTGACTTTCGCTGCATCTACTGCATGAACGAAGACACCACATTCCTGCGTCGGGCACAGATTCTGAGCCTGGAAGAGCTGGCGGATGTCGGGCACAATTTTGTGGCCATGGGGGTGAAGAAGATTCGCCTGACCGGTGGTGAGCCACTGGTACGCCCCAACGTGATGTGGCTGATTCAGCAGCTGGGGCAGCTGCCGGGGCTGGAAGAGCTGACGCTGACGACCAATGGCTCGCAGCTTGTCCGTTATGCCAGCGAGCTGAAGGCTGCCGGGGTGAAGCGCCTCAATATCAGCCTGGATACCCTCAAGCCGGAACGCTTCGTTGACATGACCCGCCGTGACAAGCTGCAGCAGGTGCTGTCGGGTATCGAAGCAGCACTGGATGCCGGGTTTGAGCGCATCAAGCTCAATACCGTGGTGTTACAGGGCAAGAACGTCGATGAACTGGATGATCTGCTGAACTACGCCACTGCGCGGGGCATGGACATCAGCTTTATTGAAGAAATGCCGCTTGGTGAAGTGCGCACCCGTGATCTGCAGCACACTTATCTGGGCAACGACGCTTTGCTGGAGCAGTTGCAACAGCGTTATGGTCTGGTGGCCTCGGCGGAAACGACCGGCGGCCCTTCACGTTACTATCGCATTCCCGGGCAGCGCAGCCGCGTCGGCTTTATCTCGCCCCATAGCCATAACTTCTGCAGCACCTGTAATCGTGTGCGGGTGACGGTGGAAGGGCGCCTGTTACTTTGCCTTGGTAATGAGCACTCGGTGGATTTGAAGTCTGTGCTGCGCCGCTATCCCGGCGATGATCAGCGTCTGCGCCAGACCCTGATGGAGGCGATGGCGATCAAACCGGAGCGTCATCATTTTTCTCTCAGCGACGAGCCGCAGGTGCTGCGTTTTATGAATATGACAGGCGGCTGA
- the mobB gene encoding molybdopterin-guanine dinucleotide biosynthesis protein B translates to MFTLIFAAYSGTGKTTLLEQVVRILCQRGYRIGVVKHSHHDLELDKPGKDSYRLRKAGAVQGVLVTPWRSVVFHENAEKQEAELQQQLALLDMSVLDMVLVEGFRHAPWPKIELHRCALGKPFLHSQDEYVQALVWDGGCDAQLALPQLDINQPQQVADYVEKCWRDYQESRQASTPGLD, encoded by the coding sequence ATGTTCACTCTGATTTTTGCCGCCTACAGTGGCACAGGGAAAACCACTTTGCTGGAGCAGGTGGTGCGTATTCTTTGCCAGCGTGGTTACCGCATCGGCGTGGTCAAACATTCCCACCATGATCTTGAACTGGATAAGCCGGGCAAAGACAGCTATCGCCTGCGTAAGGCCGGAGCGGTGCAGGGGGTACTGGTGACCCCCTGGCGTTCGGTAGTATTTCATGAAAATGCTGAAAAGCAGGAAGCCGAGTTGCAGCAGCAACTGGCCCTGCTTGATATGTCGGTGCTGGATATGGTGCTGGTGGAAGGCTTTCGCCATGCGCCCTGGCCAAAAATTGAGCTGCATCGATGCGCACTCGGCAAGCCATTTCTGCATAGTCAGGATGAGTACGTGCAGGCGCTGGTATGGGACGGTGGTTGCGACGCCCAGCTTGCCCTGCCACAGCTGGATATTAACCAGCCACAACAGGTCGCCGACTATGTTGAAAAGTGCTGGCGTGATTACCAAGAATCTAGGCAGGCGAGCACGCCCGGTCTGGACTGA